tccttcaattttcCATGGAAACAGGTGGCTTTCTTCCAAATTGCATCAGTACTCTTATGGAAAACTTAACTAGACACCTTAAAGTAGCAcctaaatatcttttctttctagAGGAAAGACAAAAACTGATTCGGGTAAGTATTAAGGAATATCCCATTTGACAttaatttttcaagtattttcctGAGCAGCATTAATAGCCTATTATgttgccgggtgcagtggcacatgcctataatcctgtaATCCAAGGGGCTTCAGAAACTGAGACAGGGGAAgcacaaattcaaagacagcctcagtaatttagtgaggaccttagcaacttcatgagatcctgtctcaaatataaataaacaaaaataaataaataaataaataaataaataaagggctggggatgtttctcaaTGATTACTGCccttggcttcaatccccagtccaaaaaaaaaccAAGCCTATTATGTACACAAACGTTGACTGCCATGTAAGCATGTGAGCATTGCCAGAATCTTGGTTACACCAAGTAGTTGTGGTTTCAGTTAGATAAAAGATTTATtgattatcatttttaaagtacTCTGAAATATAAACCAGGCTCTATTGTGCTCACCTATagtcccagaaatttgggaggctgaggcacaaagGATtaaagttgaaagccagcctcagtaatttagcaaggccctaagcgacttagtgagaccctgtctcaaaataaaaagggctggggatgtggctcagtgtttaagtgcctctgggttcaatctctggtgcctTTTCCCCCGCaccctgccccccccaaaaaagtactctgaaataaaatttcaagttgGGATAATGGGGAAATTTTTGTAGGAATTTGgattaagctgggcatggtgtctcaccctggtaatcccagtgactcaggaggctgaggtaagagaatcttgagttcaaagccagatttgGCAAgtttgggatatggctcagtagttaagcactcctgggtttaatctgaATCCTCTGTTCCCCAACAAAAGAGGAATTTGGATTAAGGTGATGGAAACAAAGTCATAAGGAATTTCTcccaaaattttgtttataatttgaCCATATCCTTGCATGTAAACTTAGATCATGACCATACTGTCTACAGTTTTGGACATTACTCCAGTCTACTGCCTCCAACTTTGAGAATTCGTGATTGACCAACCAATCCCCAATTCTATCTCACATGCGTACGGTGTATGtaagcatgtgtgtgcatacaccaCACTCAGAAGGGCTACCGATAGTGTGAAAGAAggtaaaaatagaaggaaataacaGTATTTTAGATTAAGCcacttttaccattttttttttgtgtgtgtgtgtggtactggggatcgaactcagggctttgtgcttgcgagacaagcactctaccagctgagctatctccccagcccagattaaGTAACTTTTATACAATTATTTTCTGTTAAGTTTTGCTtgcctctcatttaaaaaaaatatatattttggtgaTTCCAGGAAAATCCAGAAGTGTGGTTCACACGACCTCTTCCACCCTCTTTGTTGAAAATTTTGGCCCTGGAAGCGACCTACCTGCTACCCCTTCGCTTGGTACTTCTGGATGAGATGATGTCTGACCTAACTACCCTGGTGGATGGGTACCTAAACACCTATCGAGAAGGTTCTGCAGACCGCTTGCAGGCATGGAGTAGGTGCAGCTCTCTTGGTGTGTCTTCAGGGCCTCCTTTTCTGCAgttttctgcctcttcctcaagAGGGCACAGTGATACCGATTCTACAAACTCCAGTAACCTGTCATGGGGCAGATTTGGTGATAAATATTCTTAAAGAGAATATGGCTTGTGCTGGATCCATCCTTTTCAGCACCTTTTCCCAAATGTTTCTGTCAAAGCAGGTAAACTTAAGATTCATGAGTTATTTTTATGCAACCTGAGTAATAAAAGAGTGTATACATGAGCAGTTGGTGAACCATCCCCTGCAAAAAAACAACATATATAAGTCAAACCATCATAAGTCAAGGACCATCTGTAAATGAGACAGTTTGCAGCTGAAAAAGCCCAAGATATTACTCAATTCaccacatgtatacatatattaaatgtgCACTGTACttgataaatatgtacaattatgtatttttaatacaattaaaatacaCAGGCATACAAACTTCACTTAACATgtattatattttgctttttttttatggCGACCAGTATGTGCCAATATATAGCAAACCTTGAGAAAGAAACATCTCACAATATCATGAACCCAGTTATGCTTATAAACTACAAAAGAcctatgtatttttctttgtaatgtgTCACTGGATTCTAGTTGCAAACAGTGGTTCAATGTTAAGAAATTCTCCATTTTAGTAGAGTCAAGAAAGTCTTATAATTATCTCATAAATGCTGAAAGTTTTGGGTAATACTTTACATGCAATTACTGATTAAAGTCGGGATGGAAAGGCCGaagtttctctgatatgtggatgacaatatataaagaGGGGGTGACGTGGGGAAGAGAAGATGAATGAGAACGTTGGAAGGTGTAGATGAAAATGgaggtgagaggggtgggggacagaaagatagtagaatgaaatagacagtattaccctatgtatatttatgattacatgaatggtgtgaatctacattgtgtacaaccataaaaatgaaagttgtacgccatttgtgtacaatgaatcaaacatcctgtctgtaaaataaaaaaaaattaattaaaaaaaaaaagttaggggAGAATACTTTTCTAACATGACAAGACACTCTGGTCTgatcatggtggtgcatgcctataatcccagcaactgagggcagagatcacaaattcaaagccagcctcagcagcttagccaggccctaagcaattagcaataccctgtctcaaaataaaaagtgctggggatatagctccttGGTAGGAAAAacacttgagttcaatccccagtaccaagaaaaagaaaagaaaaaataccaaatgaataaaaactaccataaacaaaaagacaatttagtaaagtagtaaaaatataaaaattaataggtTTTCTAAAACTACataaataactagaaaatatAATGGGAGAAAACAACCTATTTATAGTTTTATCAAAAATTATAGGATGggtactggggttgtggctcagtggcagagtgcttgtctagcatgtgcgaggcaccggattcaattctcagcaccacatccaaataaataaaataaaggtctattgccAACTAAgagaaagtattaaaaaaaaaatatatatatatatatatatatagaatggggctggggttgtagctcagtggtaatgcgctcacctagcacacatgaggcactgggtttgatcctcagcaccacataaaaaataaataaataaaggcattgtgtccatctacaactaaaaaatatttttaaaaatatatatagggggctggggatatagctcagttggtagagtgtttacctcataagcacaaggctgtgagttcaatccccagtaccaaaaaatatataggatgggctggggatatagctcaattggtagagtgcttgcctcacatgcacaaagccctgggttcaatccccagcaccacaaaacaaaaacaaaaacaaaacaaaacaaatatatatatcagcttgagagactgaggcaggaggattgcaagttcaaaaccagcctagcaatttagtgagaccctaagcaactattgagaactgtctcaaaataaaacataaaaagggctagggatgtggttcagtggttaagtgcccctgggttcaatccttggtactaaaCAAAAGAAGATAGGCTGCCTAGAAATAAATCCAACTAGAAAGGTGGAATATATAAATGAggcaaacattttaatattactgCATAGCATAAGAGAAGACTTAAATGAATGGGAACACTAAGAATTTTTGGCTATTGATTATTCCTAAATTAACCTTTGAATTTAATTCTATTCCAAAAAAAATAGTAACAcctggatgatgatgatgatgatgatgatgatgatgatgatgatggtggtggtaccagggattgccctcaggggcactcaacaactgagttacatccccagccctgttttatattttatttagcgacagggtctcactgagttgcttagtgccttgctgatgctagactttgaactcttgattctcctgcctcagccatccgagctgctgggatttcaggtgtgtgccaccatgcccagcacaccTAGATTATTTTGACAGACTGTCATTACAAAGTTTGTAGAAACCACTAAATATGCAAGAATAGCCGGGAAACCTTAGGGAAAGTAGTATATTGAAGGAAGACTGgctttgtaaaatattaaaacaaagctacattaaataaaacagtttttaacTGGTACGTGTCTAAACAGGTCAATGGAATGGAGTAGAAagccaagaaataaaatcagtatcaATTTGCCAAGATGATTGTGATAAAGTAGCATTTCCAGACAATGAGAGAGATTATTCAGTAAAGGGTCTTAGGCAATTAATTTACAAGTATAGGGGAAGAGAATCAAAGTTGGATTGTTCTCTTTCATTACAACAAAATAAACTCCTTGGATCAAGTAGttggattaagaaaatgaaattagatgggactggggttgcatctcagtggtagagcgcttgtctagcacgtgtgaggcactgggttcaatccttagtaccacataaaaattaaataataaaggtattgtgttcttatacaactaaaaaaatttttttaaatgaaattagaaaattatagaaaaaagagtttaaaaattttaatacaggagtttttttaaatgagtattaAAAAATACTCAAAGTTCATACTTAAAAAGTTAATACATTTGACTTTGCAGACTTGGTGTGATAGTTGGGTCCAGTGACATGTGCCTGTGGTCTtagctgtttgggaggctgaagcagaaagatcactTGAGCACAGGACTTTGAGGTCAATCTGGGCAACATaactagaccctgcctcaaaatgaaaagtaaaaagggctgggaacataaCTCAGTGGATTTAGTCCCCAGTAtactatgtatgtgtgtgtgttgtatgtgtcAGGGGTTGGGGGGACAAAAGTTTGGTTAAGTAAGTTACAGTATGTTCACATAGCCCTTAGAAATGCTAATATGAAGCAATCTTCTAAACAAATTttttagttaaaaagaaaaaacaagatgcTGAAGAATATATAACAGTATGGtaccatttgtgtagaatgaTTTTAGAAAGTTACCAACATTAAAAGTTTGGGGAAAAACTAAAAATGCCAATAGGACTGCAAGGAGGGGGGGCACTGGttgctcaggggtaaagcacttgGCTAACATGGGCAAGGCTCTGGGTTGGAATCATAGtagtattataaaattttaaaaaagtgccaggcgtggtggtgcatgcctgtaatcccagcggcttgggaggctgaggcaggaggatcaagagtttaaagccagtctcagcaaaagcgaggttctaagcaactcagtgagaccctatctctaaataaaataaaaagtagggctggggatgtggctcagtggcctagTTCCcttaagttcaattcccagtaacccccacaaaaaataataataaagtaatgtATAGGAAACATggaaatataaatacatagtaAGGTGTATATGTATACACTTATGATCATATATGCAGACTTTTCCTGGTAGGTTACAcaagaaataactttttagaGGATGTACCTGCTAAGACTACTGGGACCAGGTTTGGAGAGTTACTTTTTTGTATaatctttatacatatatatgtatacatgtacactCATGTGAACTCATtaccttttcaaaatatttttgctcaAAAAAATTGTACAATTATAGTTGAAGACACTAGAGGGTGATGTATGAACACATTTGAATAGACTCTAGTGTACTTATTCTTGTCAGGTGTGATAGAAGTGACTTTTAAGtatcacattttaaagtttaGTTATCATAATCcggtgttcattttcttttcttagccTACATGTATGGAGCTGCCCGAGGAGCTACTTCAACTCAAGGACTTCCAGAAGGAGCGCAGAGAGAGAGCGGCAAAAGAATACAAAGTGAATGCAAAGGGACTCCTAATAAGGACTGAGCTACGCCCAAAGAAATCAGTATCAGAGacaacaggaaaagaggaaaaagtcagaggcttcttattttgtaaaaattctgGAGGAGATAAAGCCCCAAGTTTTACATCTCCGGAATTTCATGAGGATGTgaattttttgaaagaagaatCTAAACAAAACATAGTGAAGTCTCATCTACTTCccataaaggaaggaaaagctaGTGACAATTCCAGTAACAAACTCATTTGTCCTGAGTTAAAAGGGTTAAAGGAGCAAAGAATAACTCAGAAAGAACACTTTATGATACCCAAGCATCAGTTCCAGGcaagtttttctttgaaagaagagATAGAACAGTTATTGATGGTGGAAAATAAGGAAGATTTCACATGCACAAAGCAAGATGTTTCAGTGTCTACTTCTCTTCCTCAGGAAACCAGAGTGTCACCAAATGACACCTTTCATCCTTTGAAGAAAGTTGTGATTTCCACACTCCCTCCCTGTCCAGCCTTGGAGAAAACAGATTCATGGATAAATCCTTCTTTAAATCTGCCTTAAGATttagggctgggactgtggctcagtggtagagctcttccCTAGAacctgtgaggtgctgggttcgatcctcagcaccacataaagataaatagggcaggggagatagctcagtaggtaaagtgcttgccttgcaggcacaaggcccagggtacaatccccagcaccccaataaataaatacatacataaaataaaggtattgtgtccatctataaataagtaaataaataaataaataatttatagtttGTCCCTGAGGCCATAAAGATGACTCATTTCTCTGCCACCCAGGACTTTTCAAAGTGCTTAAGTTTCTCATGTTATAAGTTTTGTTATGCTTCCATCATAGGCTTCAGGGAAAATTATATCCTCTTGCTTACTGCTGAATTCCTGGTATTTGGATTAGAAtgagaacaaatatttaatgaaagaagTACAAGTTCTGATTATGTCACCATACAGAAATGTTGCCAGTGG
The Sciurus carolinensis chromosome 2, mSciCar1.2, whole genome shotgun sequence DNA segment above includes these coding regions:
- the Exd1 gene encoding piRNA biogenesis protein EXD1, which codes for MDPSSDYHFLNQILWRRVKLTLVCGIFEGVLQHVDPNKIVVLKKVKNVETGRSVPGVKMFFGHEIVNVELLDEVEQGAVREKASSVSLNTERARIDKMKDEDLNVCEPASPASETPTTSLLNDLKYSPSEEEEVTYIVIDQFQQKFGAAMLHIKKQSVLSVAAEGANVCRHGKLCWLQVATNSRVYLFDIFLLGSRAFNNGLQMILEDKRILKVIHDCRWLSDCLSHQYGIMLNNVFDTQVADVLQFSMETGGFLPNCISTLMENLTRHLKVAPKYLFFLEERQKLIRENPEVWFTRPLPPSLLKILALEATYLLPLRLVLLDEMMSDLTTLVDGYLNTYREGSADRVGGTKPTCMELPEELLQLKDFQKERRERAAKEYKVNAKGLLIRTELRPKKSVSETTGKEEKVRGFLFCKNSGGDKAPSFTSPEFHEDVNFLKEESKQNIVKSHLLPIKEGKASDNSSNKLICPELKGLKEQRITQKEHFMIPKHQFQASFSLKEEIEQLLMVENKEDFTCTKQDVSVSTSLPQETRVSPNDTFHPLKKVVISTLPPCPALEKTDSWINPSLNLP